Part of the Crossiella cryophila genome, GGGGAGTTGTCACTGACCGCTTCGCAGCAGGCTCGACAGGGTCAGTGCAGAGCGTCACGAACGGGGAGAGCGATGAGCGGACCGCAACGGATCGTCGTGGTCGGGGGCGGCTATGTCGGCATGTACACCGCGCTGCGACTCCAGAAGAAGCTGAGCGCGGGCGAGGTGACGATCACCGTCGTCGACCCGCAGCCGAACATGACCTACCAACCGTTCCTCCCCGAGGCAGCGGCGGGCTCGATCGAGCCGCGCCATGTGGTAGTACCGCTGCGCAAGGTCCTGCGCAAGTGCACCGTGCTCACCGGACGGGTGTCCACGGTGGACGCCGGGCGCAAGATCGTCACCGTGCTGCCGGTGGAGGGCGTGCCGACCGAGCTGCCCTACGACCACCTCGTGCTGGCCCCCGGCGCGGTCGCCAGGACGCTGCCGGTGCCCGGTCTGGCCGAGTGCGGGATCGGCTTCGGATCCGTCGGCGAGGCCATCCACCTGCGCAACCACGTGCTGTCCAGGCTGGACGTGGCCTCCACCACCGACGATCCGGCCCTGCGGCGGCGGGCCCTCACCTTCGTCGTGGTGGGTGGGGGATATGCCGGGATCGAGGTGTTCGGCGAACTGGAGGACATGGCCCGCGCTGCCCTCCGTCAGCACCCCCGACTGTCCGAAAAGGACATGCGCTGGGTGCTGGTGGAAGCAGCCGATCGGGTGTTGCCGGAAGTGAGCCCGAGCATGGCCGACTACACCGTCGGCCGGTTGCGCAAGCGCGGTATGGAGGTGCTCCTGGGCACCCGGGTGTCCGCAATGGACGGTGGCCACGTGGTGCTCACCGCATCCATGCTCGACCCCGCGAGCGGGTCTTCGGCAGCGTCGGAATTCGACGCCGACACCATCGTGTGGACCGCCGGGGTCAAGGCCAACCCGCTCGCCGCCCGATCGGGTCTGCCGGTGGACGCGCGCGGCCGGGTGCAGTGCGATCCGGAACTCCGGGTGATCGGCGCCGACGGGGTGTGGTCGGCCGGTGACTGCGCGGCCGTGCCCGACCTGTCGGCCAGCGGCCTGACCGTGTGCGCGCCCAGCGCCCAGCACGCGGTCCGGCAGGCCAAGGTGCTCGCGGACAACCTGCGGGCCGCGGTGCGCGGCCGGCCGGTGCGCGGGTACCGGCACAAGCACGTCGGCTCGGTGGCCAGCCTCGGGCTGCACAAGGGGGTCGCCGAGGTCTACGGCATCCGGCTGCGCGGCTTCCTGGCCTGGATGCTGCACCGGCTGTACCACCTCAGCCGGGTGCCCACGGTCAACCGGAAGGTGCGGGTGATGGGTGACTGGGTGCTCACGTTCTTCTGCGGCCGCGAAGTGGTGTCACTCGGCCAGGTGGAGCATCCGCGCCGGGACTGGGCCGCCATCGTGGCCGAGGTGGAGTCGAATCCCCAGATCACAGTCCCGAAACCGTTCTCCGGAACGGACCGGTGAGTCTGATTGACTGTTCAACCGTGCGAATTGTGCTGGACACCGATCCGGGGATCGACGACGCGCTCGCGATCCTGTATTTGGCCGCGCAGGCGGACGTGGAGATCGTCGCTGTGGGTAGCGTCCACGGAAACGTGCCCGCGCAGGTCGCCGCGGACAACAGCAGGCGGATCCTGGACGTGCTCGGGCTGGACGGCGTGCCGGTGGCCGTCGGCGCCGCCCGTCCGCTCGCCCAACCCCTGCTGACCTCGGAGTTCGTCCACGGTCCGCACGGGCTCGGCCGCTGGGAGGGACCCGAGCCGTCCCGGCCCGCGGTGCGCGAGTCCGCGGCCGAACAAATCGTCCAGCTCGCCCGGCAGCACCCGGGCGAGCTGGATCTCCTCGCGCTCGGCCCGCTCACCAACGTGGCGCTGGCCCTGCTGCTGGAGCCCGAACTGCCCAGCCTGTTGCGCTCGGTGATGGTGATGGGCGGTGCGGTGGACGCCCCCGGCAACGCCACCCCGTTCGCCGAGGCCAACATCTGGCACGACCCGGAGGCCGCCGACCTGGTCTTCGCGGCAGGCTTCGAGCTGACCCTGGTGGCCCTGGACGTCACCCACTCCGCCCGCGCCGACGCCGACTGGCTGGACACCCTGGCCGCCAGCACCGGCCCGCGCGGCAAATTCGCGCACGACGTGCTCGGCTTCTACGTGGACTTCTACAGCCGGATGCTCGGCGAACGCTGCTGCACCCTCTACGACCCGCTGGCCGCGGCCATCCTGCTGCACCCCGACCTGGCCACCTACCGCGAGCTGCCGGTCAGCGTGGAGCTGCGCGGGGAGAAGACCCGCGGGCAGACCGTGGCCGACCTGCGCGGCTACGGCAAGGAGATCTCGGCCGAACTCGGCGGGATCACCGACCGGCCGGCGATCAAGGTGGCCCGCACGGTGGACGGCCCGGAGTTCTTCAAACAGCTCACCGAGGCCCTGATCGACCGGGTCTGACCGTTAGGGAAGCGCCATGACCACTGAATCCCCCACCCTCGTCCTGGTGCACGGCGCCTGGCACGGCGCCTGGACCTGGGACGAGCTGATCCCGCTGCTCGGCGAGTGGCCGGTGGTCGCGGTCGAGCTGCCCACCCTCGGGGATCCGGCCGCGGGCCTGGCCGAGGACGCGGCCGCGGTGCGGGCGGCGGTGACTGCGGTGGACGGCCCGGTCGTGGTGGTGGCGCACTCCTACGGCGGCGTGGTCGTCACCGAGGCGCTGGCCGGCCTGCCCAACGTGGCGCACATCCTCTACCTGGCCGCGTTCGTGCTCGACGTCGGCGACTCGCTGGTCGCGGCCGCGGGCGGCGACGGCTCGCCGCCGTGGTGGGAGGTGGGCGAGGACGGTCTGGTCCGGGTCACCGGCGCGGCGGAGGTCTTCTACAACGACCTGCCCGCCGAGCGGGCCCAGGCGGCGGTGGCCCGGTTGCGGCCACAGGCCCTGCGGCCGTTCCTGGACGAGCTGACCGCGGCGGCCTGGCGGGAGGTGCCGACCTCCTACCTGGTCACCACCGAGGACAACGCCATTCCCGCCTTCGTGCAGCGGCAGTTCGCGCGGCGGTGCGGATCGGTGTCCGAACTCGGCGCCTCGCACTCGCCGTTCCTGTCCCGGCCGGACCAGGTCGCCGAGCTGATCCGGCAGATCGCCAAGTAGGTCGCTGCGGTTACGGTGAGCACGTGACGAGTTCCGCGAGCGAACGCGGCCCCCGGGTCTTCCGCGGCGAGCCGCCGGTGACCGCCGAGTTGATCGTGGACGCCGCCGAACGGCTCACCGCCGAACAGGGCCTGGCCGGCTGGACCGTGCGCAAGCTCGCCACCGAGCTGGACTGCTGGCCGACGGTGATCTACCACCACGTCGGCGACCGGGCGGCCGTGCACCACGCGGTGGCCGACCGGGTGGTGTCCCGGATGCCGTGCCCGGATGAGGATCTGGACTGGCGGGAGTGGTTCACCGAGCTGCTGATCGGCGCCCGCCCGGTGCTGCGCGGCTTCCCCGGCGTGGCCCGCTGGCTGGTGCTGCGCGGCCCGATCGTGCCCTCGGCGTTGCGCATCCTGGACCGCGGCGTGCGGGTGCTGCGGCGGGCGGGCTTCGGCGCGGAGTCGCCGATGGTCTACAGCACCCTGCTCAACGCGGCCATCCTGTTGATCATGTCCTACGACGAGCGCTCGGCGGAGGACCAGGGCACCAAGACCACCATCACCGAGGCACTGGGCGCCTACCGGGACGACCCGAGGGACGGGCTGGCCGCGATGGCCGAGTACCTGCTGACGCCGGACATGTCCGAGCAGTTCTACGCCTTCACGGTGGATCGGGCCATCGCCGGGGCGCAGGCGCGGCTGACCGAGCTGGGCGGCTGACCGAGCCGGGCCGCGGGTGAGACGCTGCTAACG contains:
- a CDS encoding NAD(P)/FAD-dependent oxidoreductase; this translates as MSGPQRIVVVGGGYVGMYTALRLQKKLSAGEVTITVVDPQPNMTYQPFLPEAAAGSIEPRHVVVPLRKVLRKCTVLTGRVSTVDAGRKIVTVLPVEGVPTELPYDHLVLAPGAVARTLPVPGLAECGIGFGSVGEAIHLRNHVLSRLDVASTTDDPALRRRALTFVVVGGGYAGIEVFGELEDMARAALRQHPRLSEKDMRWVLVEAADRVLPEVSPSMADYTVGRLRKRGMEVLLGTRVSAMDGGHVVLTASMLDPASGSSAASEFDADTIVWTAGVKANPLAARSGLPVDARGRVQCDPELRVIGADGVWSAGDCAAVPDLSASGLTVCAPSAQHAVRQAKVLADNLRAAVRGRPVRGYRHKHVGSVASLGLHKGVAEVYGIRLRGFLAWMLHRLYHLSRVPTVNRKVRVMGDWVLTFFCGREVVSLGQVEHPRRDWAAIVAEVESNPQITVPKPFSGTDR
- a CDS encoding nucleoside hydrolase produces the protein MRIVLDTDPGIDDALAILYLAAQADVEIVAVGSVHGNVPAQVAADNSRRILDVLGLDGVPVAVGAARPLAQPLLTSEFVHGPHGLGRWEGPEPSRPAVRESAAEQIVQLARQHPGELDLLALGPLTNVALALLLEPELPSLLRSVMVMGGAVDAPGNATPFAEANIWHDPEAADLVFAAGFELTLVALDVTHSARADADWLDTLAASTGPRGKFAHDVLGFYVDFYSRMLGERCCTLYDPLAAAILLHPDLATYRELPVSVELRGEKTRGQTVADLRGYGKEISAELGGITDRPAIKVARTVDGPEFFKQLTEALIDRV
- a CDS encoding alpha/beta hydrolase; the encoded protein is MTTESPTLVLVHGAWHGAWTWDELIPLLGEWPVVAVELPTLGDPAAGLAEDAAAVRAAVTAVDGPVVVVAHSYGGVVVTEALAGLPNVAHILYLAAFVLDVGDSLVAAAGGDGSPPWWEVGEDGLVRVTGAAEVFYNDLPAERAQAAVARLRPQALRPFLDELTAAAWREVPTSYLVTTEDNAIPAFVQRQFARRCGSVSELGASHSPFLSRPDQVAELIRQIAK
- a CDS encoding TetR/AcrR family transcriptional regulator; the protein is MTSSASERGPRVFRGEPPVTAELIVDAAERLTAEQGLAGWTVRKLATELDCWPTVIYHHVGDRAAVHHAVADRVVSRMPCPDEDLDWREWFTELLIGARPVLRGFPGVARWLVLRGPIVPSALRILDRGVRVLRRAGFGAESPMVYSTLLNAAILLIMSYDERSAEDQGTKTTITEALGAYRDDPRDGLAAMAEYLLTPDMSEQFYAFTVDRAIAGAQARLTELGG